CGCCTcccccgcggcccggcccgaCGCATGACCCGCTGGACGACCCCCGCTACACCATCTCCAGCACCAACTGGTATTAACGCCGCAGCCCCCGCTCGATGGATCCACTCCCGCCGCATCCACCCCGCCACGGAGAGGAAAGAAGGCGCCGGCGCGGAGGTTTCTCAATAAAGGAGACCCAAGGGCAAAGCACCGGGGTTTATTTTGATGCCTCAGGACTGAGGCGCGGGGACGGGCGCCTGGAAGAGCTGGTTGAGCCGCTCGGCCTCTCGCCAGCCCGACAGCAGCGCCCCGTGGGTGGTGGAATAGAAGGTGCGGTGCGTGGCCTCGCCGGCgaagaggagctgcaggggctgcgGAGAGGCGGGCGGTGAGCACAGAGGCCGCGGGGCTGTGCTAGAACAGCCTCATCTCCCGCACTCCAGCACCCCGCGGGGACACGACCGCATTAAAAACCCAGGAGCGGGCGCTTCCCCTTCCCTAGGCACCCACCCCGCGCCGTGAGGAACGTGGGAAGCGGTTGGGAGGAGCCGCCTGTCCACGACTTCTGTGGAAAAGCCCCCAGCCCCCGTGGAGCTCGGCAGGTGACCTGAGCATTGGTGACCCCGCAAAGGGTCAGCAGTGCcgcctccctgtgctcctgtccccactccCGTCTGTGTGTCCCCGCTGCACCCGCTGGGGCCGAATCCTCacccgggggtcccgggggtctTCGGGCAGGGGCTGTGCGAGCACATCGATGTCTTCCCCCGAGCTGCCGACGGCCACGTAGCTGTAGGAGCCGAGGGTGTAGGGAGCGCTGCGCCAGCGGGACCGGAGCACGCTCTTGGGCGCGGGCAGGTCGGGATTCCCTGCGGACGGGGGTTAGCGGTAGGATCGGGAAATGCCCCAGGGGCGACGGGCGGGCCGGGAGGGCGGGGCAGGCACCTGTCATGGTGCGCAGGACGCGGGTCATGGCACTGAGCACCTCGGCGTCGCTCAGCGTCTCCATGTACTCCGACTCCTTCCCCGCGATGAAGCCGCACAGGACGTGCCCGTGCCTGGGGGCGGGAATGTGGGGCTGAACGCTGCTGCCCCTCCCCGTGCCCACCAGCGGCCCAGAGGAGGCCTGGAGGACGCCCAAAATGCCCAGGCACCTACTGCTCTGGCGGCTGGAGCACCACGAATCCGATGAGCTTCCTGAACCAGTTGGCCTCCAGGTCGGCgctgggctcctccaggggCGACTCGTCCTCCCACACcacttccaggagctgctgctcggGCTCCCAGAAAGGCTGCTCGAACTCCAGGAAGATCTTGTTGTTGGTGCCAAATCCCAGGTTGCAAATGGCCTGTGCTTTCCTCTCGGGAAGGGGAGGCTGGAAGAATTCCTGGTACCGTTCCTTGAGGAAACCTGCAGCCACGAGTTTGGGCAGGCAACGGGGCAGCTCTCAGCTGGGCTCCTAAACGGTGTCTGAGATGCTCTGACCTCCCCAAACCCCTTTCCAACCTTTTCccagtgggagaggggaggCTGGGAAGGGGTTTAGGCAATCCCTCCCCTCCACTCGCCCATCTCCAACCGTGCCGGCTGGTGGGAGGGGACGGGGCAAGGGGAGGTGTCGGTGTCCTCACCCAGCGGGACAGTGACGATGACGTGGTCAGCAAGGAAGACATCTCCGTCCTCGCACTCCACCCGCACGGGGAAAACCCTGGCATCGTCCCCTTCCTCACGGAAGGACCCTTGCCACTGGATGGTCCTCACTGCCTTGTTGAACAGGACGGTGCCCTCGGGCAGATCCGAGAGCAGGCGCTCGGCCAAGCTGCTGTAGCCACTGTGGGAGGAGTCACCGCTGGGGACGGGGCGGCCCCTGGAACGCTCCTCCGCGTGTCCCGCTGCGGAGCCCCGCGCTTACCCTGGGAAGGTGCAGTCCAGGCCGGGCAGCGACACGTACTCCCCGAAGGGCTCCAGGCCCACCAGGTCCATGCTGTGGGTCCCGCTgatgcagcactccagcttGAGGCAGGCGGCGAGCACGGCCAGCTGGAGCTGCCGGGCATTCTCCTGGCCCCCGGCCATGGTGGGCACCGTCCGGGCGATCTCTGCCCGCACGTACTGGCCCACGCTGGGCCACGGCGGCTCCTTGGACCCCTGGAAAGCGCGGGTGGAGGCCAGGAGGGCGTAGAAGAGGTCGCGGGCTTCGCGCACTGCCTTGGGATTCAGCACCTTCCCCGAGCTGCCGTAGGTGACGGACGGCATCGGGGGATGGCCCCCCGCTTCCACCTGCTGGTTCTCCTCCCGGGCGGCCTCCGGGCCCAGCAGGCCGTAGCGGGAGGCCAGGCAGAACACGGGATTTCCCGGCGAGGGGCCGTGGATCCAGTGTGCCCCCATCTCCGCCAGCCCCGACGCTGCcgggagagagggagggagagcgGGTCACGCCGAGCCGTGCCCGTGCAGAAGCCCTCGGGGCGCAGCGGGACCCCCGGCGCCCCGGAAAAGGCCGGAGCCGGCGGGCCCCGGTGCCAGCCGGGACCGGCTTCCGTTCGATTCCCGCGTGCCCACGGGACCGTCCGCCCCCGCCACGTGTCCGGCCCACCGAGGACCGGCCCCACGGGCCGGGGGGGTCAGGTGCAGCTCCCGCATCCCGCTACAGCcgcccctgcccctgtcccggcccgggcccgccccCCGGTGCCGCCCACCCCCAGCTCCCGGAgcctcccccggcccggccgcccgTACCGAAGGGGCGGGTGCAGACGCGGCCGCCGGCGCGGCCCGCCGCCTCCAGCAGGCGGAGGGAGCCGTGTCCGCGGAGCCGCTGggccgcccccagccccgccagccccgcgcCCACCGCCACCACCCGCCGCCCGCTGCCCTCCATGGCCGCCCGCGCCGGCCGGTACcgccctccgccgccgccggcaCCGCCCGCCGCCAACGGCACCGCCCCTGGAGCCGCCCGAGCCGCGCACCGAGGGAAGCGGGGAGGAGGGGATGAAGGGCGGCGTGGCGAAGTGGAGGCACGGCTGGATGCCCGTGGGTCCCGGCGCAGTGATGAGCCAGCTGCCTGCACCCGTGAGGGACGGGAGAAGGCCGCGGTGGGAGAGGGGACCCCTCCTGGAGTAGGGGCAGCCCCGGCACCACCTCCCCACTCTCCTCATTCCGCTCCCGCTCACAGTGGATGCCCATCGTCCCGCGGTCCCGCTCACACATCCCAGCGGAGCTGCCCCAAGGGCCGGTCCCAGCGCTCGCGCCCACCCGTGATTCCCAAATGTTCGTGGATACAATAAGACTCTCCGCTCCCAAGGCTATCTGgtggtttggtggggttttttgccagCAAGCGTTCCTGCCGCCTGCCCAGGGGTAGGGGAGGGTACTGGGATGTACTGGGATACTCCCAGCTGGGACTTTCGGAAAACTCACTGTGCCACCCAGCTCTACCAGCTGTCTATGAGGTTACTGTGTCCTTGCTGGCCCTGGCAGGTCCCTAGAAAATATTCACAGGCAAGGAAGAGGTGGGGGTGTCAAAGGAAATCCCCTCTGAGCATTTATTTTGGAGGGATTTTCTCCACCTCCAGGTTTGCAGCAAGCAGCACGGTGGGACGGGCTGGGGACATCATCCCGGCAGCAGCTTCCTGGGGGGACGGTGGCCCTGCAAGCCAGCCCAGGGCATTtggggccagcagctcccaggaatGAGGGACGATAATTCCCGGTGTCCTGGTGCTGAGCCAAGCATCCATTCCTGGACACCTCTGGCCCGAGTCCCAGCCCAAACAATGCAGGCAGGTGCCTGGCTTGGCCCAGATGGTGACCTTCCAGTTCCTTGGGGACTTGTCCCAGGGAAAAAGGATTCTCCAAATCCAACCTGAACCGCCCTGGGCTGCAATCTGGGGCCAGAACCCCTCGTTGCATCACCCGTAGCTGCTGTCAAGAAGGATTTGGCCTCATCCATCCCCTCCATTCCTTTGTGTACCACGGCTGgggggctgctctcagcctgtccCCCCACAGGCAGACTCAACAGCTCCCTCCCACCTCCTCATAGGCTGGGTGCTCTAATCCACAACCCACTGGGCAGCCACTCTGGGGTCACGGCAGGGTCCCCACGtccccctggcacagctcagggtcAGCACCATCATGTTGGGGCccttccagcagggctggtggctcctgcctgctccagtgcctcgGCTGACCCTGGTGCCGCCCTCCCAGCACGATGCTACTGATGCTTGAGGATCTCCCAAGCAAGGAGGAGAGACCCCAACAAGGAGGAGAGACCCCAACACCAAAGGACGCCTGGAAAGCACCATCACCAGAAGCTTGTCGGgccagcaggagggaggggacagcaggaaggaggggacagcaggaaggaggggacagcagggagtgTCCCACCCCCGCCTCGGGCTGTCTCAgctgagggacaggagccaTGCCACCGGCACCCCCCGAGAGCTGCCGCTCTACCGGGACCCTTCCATCATCTTCAGCATGCTGCTGTAGAGGCGCCCAGGGGCGTCCAGGCCCCAGACGAAGTCCAAATGGTTCCAGTCAGGGATGTGGGTGTAGGTGACGAGGTGAGTGATgcgaggcagcagcaggagaacgTCCCTCCTGTCAGCTGCCCAGTCCTGCCCTCCCGACCACACCGCCGTGGGCACGGGCATCTCCTCCACGCGGTACAAGGGCGGTGTGTCctggggggacatgggggggTCTCAGTGGGTCAATCCCTGCCAGCAATTCTggccctgtgcccaccctggaTAGACCCCCTGGCAGCAtctccagctgccagcactgccactgcagCTCCTACCTGGTGGTACCTGGCTGGGTTCTCACTGCCATAGTCAAAGGCTTTGAATTCTCCAGATTTTAACACCTGGGAAGAGAGGATGGGTCAGCTGTGGGAGGCCAACAAGTGCTGCTGCGTGGGTCTCACATCTCCCCCCAAGGCACCTGTCACAAGAGGGTGCTCAGAAGGGGCTTGTGTAAgtccctgcccttcctctgcCCATCTCCAGCCATGccagctggctggggacaggcagcacaAGGAGAGGTGTTGGCCTCCTCACCAGTGGGACATTGCAGGAGGAGATGGCATCCCTGCAAAGCCAGGCATTCCGCCTTTTTTACCAGGGTGGTTTTGTGACCTCTGGCTCTGTGCCTGTCCCTAGCCATGGGTTGACAAACCAAGGTGTTGCACGTGACCCCTTggctgccccagtgctgtgCTCTTCCCTCTGGAATCCTGCTCACCACCAGCTGTGTGCGGGGTGCTGCTGGAGTTCCTTCAACAACCTGATCatccttttccagcttccaTTATCTGTAATTTTGCTCTGCAAGGAGGCACGTGGGTGGGGTTCTCCAGCCTGACCCCATTTCCAGCAGGGCCGGTGCTGAAGCTGCAGAGTCAACCTCCAGGGTGTCCAGGACCCCTTTCTTTAGACGGGAAGATGTTATTGGATCCCCTTTTTGCTCCTCATCCAGGTCCCCCAGCCTCTCCTTGGGGTTCCACCCACCAGCACCATGGTGTCCCCAGGTTCTGCTTTGGTGACTCCTGGGGATCTCAGCATCCTGCTGTGGCctccccatcctgtcccatgtcctgcctggcacagcactgtGGTGTCCCCTGGTCCCCAGAGACACCAGGGCAGCTCATCCTGCATCCAGCACCTCTTCTAATTTCTTGCCTTTACTTTCTCAGGAGCTGCCAGTGTCCAGGATCCCTGAACTGTCATgtctgccctgggcacagcagacTCTCAGTGAAGGGACCATCCCAGGGGTGAAGCCTTGGCTGTGTCAGGGATCCTACCTGGGCCCAGTGGATGATGTTTTTGACAGAGGTGCCATCCGGATAGTGGGATGTGTACACATCCAGCCGTGTCTGCAAGGAAACATATCCCAGCCATCATTGCTTTCCAGCGGATGGGAGTGGAGTGGCAGCTGCCAGgtgcttcccagagcagccactgctgagTCAGGCTGCCTGAAAAGCCGGACCGGGTTCAGGAAtataaatttcattaaaaacccATTGCTGTGAGGCAACATCGGGAGGAGAGTGATGGGGATGAAGGATGGGCTCCGTGAGACACCTTGGGCTCAGGGGCTGTGCTCAAGGCCTCAGTGGCTGCCTGAGGTCACGCAAAGGTGGctgagagcaggggctgcacccCAAGGTGCTCGCAGTGACAGGCAGCCCAAATTCAGAGGTGTTGTCAAGGGCCACCTGGCCACTGACATTtacccagcagagcctggggccTTTCCTGTCCCAGGAGGAAAAGCACGTGGCAGAGGGAACACGTGTCACCCATGCAGGGTCTGCTTGCTGCAAGCACCTGGGGCGAATGGCTGtgacaggctgggcagggaacaGTGGCCCTGGGATCCTTGTCCCCACTGGCATGGCGCACCCACCATGTTGAGATTCTTCTCGTTGAAGCCAcccagcaggaagaggaggttGGCACAGGGCCTGTGCAGCATGGTGTGCCTGCACAGCTCCGGGAGAAACCGCCACAGCTTCCTTATCCGCAGGGACGCGTCCGTtctgcccagcagcacctgcaggggCAAAGGGCACCGTGcatttcctgccctgccctccctgcagcccagcccctggaCTGTCCCACCAGCCAGGCAGGCAAGGGAATATCCAGGAGGCAAGCCTACTGCCCCCCCAGAGATGTGCACGGCTGGGTGCGGGACTTGATGCTGACTGAACACACACCAGGGAAATTAATATTCACAACTCttctcttccccccccccccccctccccgaAACACTGGACCTGGTTTTCAGGGAATCAGCATGGCAAAGCTGCTCTTTTCCAGGTGTTTAGCCTAGGATGCCTGCAAGTGCCCCCATATAAAGACCATGTTTATCCTACAGATAAGATACAGAAGACATGCACTCAAAAAGGCCATCCAGGACTGTATGTGCACCTGAATTATGTCTATGCTAATAAATCAGCAGGAATTCACTGTTCTCTGCTGCATCAGAACACCCCAGgggctgtgtttgtgcatgATCCCTTCTTTGGAACCAGTCAGTTTTGGGGCAGAAGGGCATGGAGTAGTCCCTTACCGGAATCATCTTGAGCTTGCTgtccaggaggagctgcatcTTCATGAGTGGACTTTTGGCATGCTTGGGTGCCACTACTGGAGCCAGGGCAAAAAACATTTTGACTTTCTCAGCCAGTTCAGGCATGGATGAAAATGCAATAAAcgctgagaaaacagaaaaacaacctcAGACTGGCTTAATCTTTTCTCAGGTGCTAAACCCGAGGGTTCACTTGGACCCGGGTCTGTTTAAATAATTATCTCCACTTGGAAATCTGAGACCTCTTGCCACCTTCCTGCTAAACGTTGGCACAAGAGATGTCCAAAGGGAGGCAACACCTTTATTCCCTTGTCTAATGGGGCACTTCAGTGGTTGTTAAGCCCCTTTGCTTTGTGCTGACAAACAGCACACTGAAGTTGTTCGAGTCAAGGTGGTGGGTGACCCCTCGGAACGCACCAATTGTGCAGCCCTGGGAGTAGCCAACGTAGTGGAGCTGCTTCTGCCCCgttttctgcagcacaaagtCGATGGCGGCCGGGAGGTCGTACATTGCCATGTCATGGAAGCTGCAACACAGGAGGGAGGTGTTGGCCAGGAGGCAGCAACAGGAGGGCAAACTTACCTTGAGCTGCCTTGCATTGCTCAGCTTTCCGTCTGGGGCTGATTGTGCAGGAGAAAATTCCCGGCGTGGATCTCTCCTGCCGTGGCATCATCCTCCCCTGAAAGGGCTTAGTCCTCCCACGGCTGTGGTGAGCAGTAAATAACCTTGTGCAGAGCATTCCAGTGCCATGCCCGGCCTCTCTGCAGACCCAGAGCTGACTCCCACCAGCATTACAGCCAAAGCTCTGCTCCTTGGGATGCTCATTCCCAGAGGGAAATAGAGCACTGGTTCCTGCCCATGTGGCTGTTGCTGGGACGTGGTGAAAGGCAGACCCTGCTGTGTGAGATTTTTCTAAAAGCCTGTTTATGGGCCTGGGGATTCTACTCTGAAAATCAGCCCTGGAGAGGCTGATCAGCTTAAAAAGAGGGGACAAGGAGCAGCAAGGTCTAGGAGCAGGGGAGGTGGCAATGACACTTGTGACACCTCAGTGGTGTCTCGGTGGGCGCCCCTGAGGCAGGGCTGatgtctctgtgtgtccccacgcaggcagcagtgccctgtgctctcggcagctgcagggaggtgctggcacCGTGTCAGCAGGCAGGTCTGCTCAGGCTCCTCCATCCTCCCCGggggaggctgtgccagggattAGGTGCTCTGACTTGCCTGCTGGGAGGCACCCACCTCTGCCTAGAGCTTGGTGACAGGCAGAAAACACCGCCAGGCTTTTGTAACACTCTTCAGCCCACCTGAAATCCCAGAATTCCACCTGGTCAGCTGAGAGGTGCTGATGTCTCTGGGACCACCTCGTCCCCCGGCTGTTTCCCAGCCACACATCATAGCCAGAGTCTGCTAGGATGAAGCCAAGGCTGTTGTTAGCCAGGTTTTCCACCCAGTGGCTGCCTTCTCCAAATATCCCGTGCTGGAGGAACACGACTGGCTTGGCCCCTGGGTGCAAAAGAAACAGCACATTTCATTGAA
This is a stretch of genomic DNA from Sylvia atricapilla isolate bSylAtr1 chromosome 8, bSylAtr1.pri, whole genome shotgun sequence. It encodes these proteins:
- the PAOX gene encoding peroxisomal N(1)-acetyl-spermine/spermidine oxidase; translated protein: MEGSGRRVVAVGAGLAGLGAAQRLRGHGSLRLLEAAGRAGGRVCTRPFASGLAEMGAHWIHGPSPGNPVFCLASRYGLLGPEAAREENQQVEAGGHPPMPSVTYGSSGKVLNPKAVREARDLFYALLASTRAFQGSKEPPWPSVGQYVRAEIARTVPTMAGGQENARQLQLAVLAACLKLECCISGTHSMDLVGLEPFGEYVSLPGLDCTFPGGYSSLAERLLSDLPEGTVLFNKAVRTIQWQGSFREEGDDARVFPVRVECEDGDVFLADHVIVTVPLGFLKERYQEFFQPPLPERKAQAICNLGFGTNNKIFLEFEQPFWEPEQQLLEVVWEDESPLEEPSADLEANWFRKLIGFVVLQPPEQHGHVLCGFIAGKESEYMETLSDAEVLSAMTRVLRTMTGNPDLPAPKSVLRSRWRSAPYTLGSYSYVAVGSSGEDIDVLAQPLPEDPRDPRPLQLLFAGEATHRTFYSTTHGALLSGWREAERLNQLFQAPVPAPQS
- the LOC136364562 gene encoding putative lysosomal acid lipase/cholesteryl ester hydrolase → MTEPPAVPPAAWAEVAVGSARHTMWLFIAILFLVQAPTNSEDATKQKKPLNPETLMNVSQIICHRGYPSEEYEVLTRDGYYISLNRIPHGREKPKNRGAKPVVFLQHGIFGEGSHWVENLANNSLGFILADSGYDVWLGNSRGTRWSQRHQHLSADQVEFWDFSFHDMAMYDLPAAIDFVLQKTGQKQLHYVGYSQGCTIAFIAFSSMPELAEKVKMFFALAPVVAPKHAKSPLMKMQLLLDSKLKMIPVLLGRTDASLRIRKLWRFLPELCRHTMLHRPCANLLFLLGGFNEKNLNMTRLDVYTSHYPDGTSVKNIIHWAQVLKSGEFKAFDYGSENPARYHQDTPPLYRVEEMPVPTAVWSGGQDWAADRRDVLLLLPRITHLVTYTHIPDWNHLDFVWGLDAPGRLYSSMLKMMEGSR